From a single Toxoplasma gondii ME49 chromosome II, whole genome shotgun sequence genomic region:
- a CDS encoding hypothetical protein (encoded by transcript TGME49_221685): MDAPAFQLLQPFSSLLKRPHVYPVSICVNCFRLDVQESKNFLKVPKRSYSWVSRAEEMAQAIAASARAATGSLAGKKQGKTAAEAFKAPDSISWEALTEFVFPRNLIHPRALGRLYILGFYGNIDEHGKMRAGHFGRHSVTNAEIRVMMTDIYKKALKQMFERTSDGSMHTEDLQARVEKDTFTETTLRKLLESAPQDANGRMKFADIQQLILKDFDKRVRRHVRQIRYGSCVGDNGRSSRRQPRVMYNSKAAEILEQLFNKRKFTATEEFTARERRQNRTMCLVTDSISHEDAQFAAINGMLIRGSGNTDDRWDRCFALRRQGIPSYVDATPSATCHSTKHHVGTG, translated from the exons ATGGACGCTCCAGCAtttcagcttcttcagccCTTCTCATCTCTTTTAAAACGACCCCACGTGTACCCAGTGTCCATTTGCGTGAACTGCTTTCGTTTGGACGTCCAGGAATCGAAAAACTTCCTGAAAGTTCCCAAGAGGTCATATTCTTGGGTTTCTAGGGCAGAGGAAATGGCTCAGGCCATCGCTGCGTCGGCTAGGGCGGCGACTGGCTCACTCGCCGGGAAAAAGCAGGGTAAAACCGCTGCGGAGGCATTCAAGGCGCCAGATAGTATAAGCTGGGAGGCGCTCACGGAGTTCGTCTTTCCGAGAAATCTGATTCATCCCAGGGCCCTCGGGCGTTTGTATATACTCGGATTTTATGGAAACATCGATGAGCACGGCAAAATGAGAGCTG GCCATTTTGGAAGGCACTCAGTCACGAATGCTGAGATTCGGGTCATGATGACGGACATTTACAAA AAAGCTCTCAAACAGATGTTCGAG AGAACCAGCGATGGTTCCATGCACACAGAGGATCTCCAGGCAAGGGTCGAGAAGGACACCTTTACAG AAACTACGCTAAGGAAGCTGTTGGAGAGTGCTCCTCAGGATGCGAACGGCAGAATGAAATTTGCCGATATTCAGCA ACTGATTTTGAAAGACTTCGATAAACGTGTTCGACGCCACGTTCGCCAAATACGGTATGGAAGCTGCG TAGGAGACAATGGCCGATCCTCCCGAAGACAGCCACGGGTAATGTACAATTCTAAGGCGGCAGAAATCCT AGAGCAACTGTTCAACAAACGCAAATTTACAGCGACGGAAGAATTCACTGCCAGGGAACGCCGACAAAACCGCACGATGT GTCTCGTGACAGACTCCATCTCCCACGAAGACGCTCAGTTTGCCGCTATTAATGGCATGCTCATTAG aGGTTCTGGCAATACCGACGACCGTTGGGATCGATGCTTCGCACTTCGCCGGCAAGGGATTCCGTCCTATGTTGACGCAACTCCGTCGGCAACTTGTCACTCCACCAAACACCACGTAGGAACCGGTTAG
- a CDS encoding hypothetical protein (encoded by transcript TGME49_221700~Predicted trans-membrane domain (TMHMM2.0):74-97:102-125:158-181:185-208) → MINLNSAPNGLSASAQDAEGLSFLSSSVSTAGSTAASTGRGPGGSIPQSLDYSSSAVPSFLQRWFAGAKNPTVCFFHLFFKAAALAVYIAGGWLLLFLKDGEIFVFVATLVLLVLDFWTVKNVSGRILIGMRWWSSVDAEGNNQWIFERAQDGREINTVEWRVFWLGNYAWVCVWLTLAVMKLLEFQLFWLLLCVVGLTLATTNVMAYRRCSASGDSGQNSSFALFSSFSEVPKAAGSAAEGVKNWLAAQAGTAAVQNVLGRVGLGGTGQRGAGGGFGY, encoded by the exons ATGATCAATCTGAACTCGGCCCCGAAcggcctctctgcgtctgcccaAGATGCGGAgggcctctccttcctttcttcaagtgtctcgacagctgGCTCGACTGCCGCCTCTACTGGCCGAGGACCTGGCGGCTCCATCCCTCAGTCTCTCGACTattcttcgtctgctgttcCCTCCTTTCTGCAACGCTGGTTCGCCGGCGCCAAAAACCCGAcagtctgtttcttccaTCTCTTTTTCAAAGCGGCAGCCCTTGCAGT ATACATCGCCGGCGGCTGGCTCCTGCTCTTTCTGAAGGACGGGGAGATCTTTGTCTTCGTGGCGACGCTAGTGCTCCTCGTTCTCGACTTCTGGACAGTCAAGAATGTCTCCGGTCG GATTTTGATCGGAATGCGTTGGTGGAGTTCGGTCGACGCGGAAGGGAACAACCAGTGGATTTTCGAGCGCGCtcag gaTGGACGCGAAATCAACACCGTAGAGTGGCGGGTTTTCTGGTTAGGCAATTACGCATGGGTCTGTGTCTGGCTGACCTTGGCGGTGATGAAGCTTCTGGAGTTCCAGCTTTTCTGG ctgcttctctgcgtgGTGGGCCTGACCTTGGCGACGACAAACGTTATGGCCTACCGCCGTTGCTCCGCCTCAG GCGATTCGGGCCAGAATTCTTCGTTCGCGCTCTTCTCGAGTTTCAGTGAAGTCCCGAAAGCTGCAGGCTCTGCGGCAGAGGGCGTCAAGAATTGGCTAGCTGCTCAGGCGGGAACCGCGGCGGTGCAGAACGTCCTCGGACGCGTTGGGCTGGGGGGCACCGGCCAGAGAGGTGCGGGGGGCGGCTTCGGATACTGA
- a CDS encoding hypothetical protein (encoded by transcript TGME49_221690) has translation MSEESGRGGTTALHAPLPVLDEESLSVLERRLEEELHVLFFDSRPEAKTAANAWLLQFQENPEAWQVSRHLLSQRLLLPLQDASASRDGDEQLVMVAAQTLAWKVVQQPHHLSLEEKKQLACFLLQLVVSLQQAQDACPALSVAVLSRLSECIAHCIIQSAADASVWSSALPDLLEFARLPGSSSNDLASPSFGLFSLTCCTAVCVLAALPDVLKGLDAPSRGVRRVVETPQALSCEKHWIAVFDLAADILVAAAQTALPASASGGVAPALAGASARSANSGSPSASRYRSLCVEGALQLLVAWMGLWDAPLAQHATLCRALAQVTPLLAKEAALTDCLVAALPKLPTYMQLWSLSGPPQSLHQAPKSSSCSSRSRALEVGREASSPAGTPGACDPADTSQQVLRAWIEGGLQATGGEGELCAAVVTQLVAFSELLRRGDACVSGAWQGDEEGEELALLLRWGTVVQTLIEGFPGLLLGDFGAAFSAVQAEVKPAVKPGAPETQSVCGDLLVQLWRRQPQTWLCASNVWGVVKELRRDQLLPLPILRLLLQRLAPPCISSMLQHCRRDSPAWAAAPGDAPLPETVEERRLFVETAGDVVCDVFFLYDACGSEDGREFLHSIAQSMQAALQQRDAAGAEVLLLLSDSLVEGLNGIPLPLAPLFLCLPALPDDDPACAAAAAKILKKAAIHFTEEDPEYAGLNAPPTTTCAAALLTQIWTVALQTLLRLLPLDPPLVADSILQLTTWGGHHLGGGAEPDEGEGAGPSRSGAVALQELELFCKFVEETAPQQSAQVDGTLHAAAVKLVLTFPRADVPRLFNSSMRGTRQLLQRCCVGLEAATKASDSAAAAQAMAAWRGDASRLIQRLELCCWALCGGRVCTSRNGSSGATGCGVSTGEDDESQVVRAALECFFMEDDLWTLWLNVIRGALLLQPHPVGSPGGSPAPLFSPLTLPVNAVTRQRVHLSALVVDLKGKEPLEAPQSNEAVLAVLAIRCMRLLLRGLGSSLTAATHVWPAVADLVGSELVSSAVALTSRAAALARQQAAEGATASGASRPGSLCAQAALQACGVVVLGDLLRIAREACPGDERGPAHADDARAPQGRQLLQAVKMWASQRLRQITSLFVDLGRLLTPQQNIFDIYAPFLDFLLAYAAAAPGVQALTGSASKGGALGCVGIREFRRGTGGDREEKGDGGACSELETRTGGVLGPSDMFCQVDVFEITLQLCVETVRQSQDADVARQAILYCHACSTCGALQVDRVVAKRLPEIVAATLENLHCWGLENLSVLWKAFALWSERYDQVFLATTSQWLTNTNAPSTIEATRGRANASAPSRLREMDLAQKEIVFCCFRSFRGARMRQLLQDLCLIASGSIVPSDALVAYEYALQSDQCKQTGRVGPGMAQGANPSVIEIS, from the exons ATGTCAGAGGAGAGTGGACGTGGAGGCACGACGGCGCTTCACGCGCCTTTGCCTGTGTTGGACGAGGAGTCTCTGTCGGTGTTGGAAAGGCGTCTGGAAGAAGAGTTGCAtgtgctcttcttcgacagtcgtccggaggcgaagacggctGCAAATGCCTGGCTCCTCCAGTTTCAAGAGAATCCCGAGGCGTGGcaggtgtctagacacctcCTCTCGCAGCGTCTGTTACTGCCTCTCCAAGACGCGTCTGCCTCgcgcgacggcgacgagCAGCTCGTGATGGTCGCGGCGCAGACGCTTGCGTGGAAAGTTGTGCAGCAGCCACACCACCTGAGtctggaggagaagaaacaactcgcctgctttcttcttcagctcgtGGTTTCTCTTCAGCAGGCGCAGGACGCCTGTCCGgccctctctgtcgctgtcctTTCGCGGCTCTCGGAGTGCATTGCTCACTGCATCATCCAGAGCGCTGCGGACGCCTCTGTATGGTCCTCGGCACTCCCCGACCTCCTCGAGTTCGCCCGCTTGCCTGGCAGCTCCTCAAACGacctcgcctctccttcgttcggtctcttctctctgacaTGTTGTACGGCCGTCTGCGTCCTTGCGGCGCTCCCTGACGTCCTCAAAGGCCTCGATGCCCCCTCGCGCGGAGTGAGGCGCGTTGTGGAGACACCGCAGGCGCTGAGTTGCGAGAAACACTGGATAGCGGTCTTCGACCTCGCAGCAGATATCCTCGTGGCTGCGGCGCAGACGGCTCTTCCGGCTTCTGCGTCGGGCGGTGTCGCCCCCGCCCTCGCAGGCGCCTCTGCGCGGTCCGCGAACTCCGGAAGTCCCTCCGCTTCGCGCTACAgatctctctgtgtcgagggcgccctgcagcttctcgtcGCGTGGATGGGGCTCTGGGACGCGCCTCTTGCTCAGCACGCGACTCTCTGCCGCGCTCTTGCGCAGGTCACGCCGCTCCTAGCGAAGGAAGCTGCGCTCACCGACTGCCTGGTCGCGGCGCTTCCCAAACTGCCTACGTACATGCAGCTCTGGAGTCTCTCGGGGCCGCCTCAGAGCCTGCACCAGGCGCCCAAGAGTTCAAGCTGCAGCAGTCGGAGCCGCGCGCTCGAGGTCGGGCGTGAGGCCTCGTCGCCTGCTGGCACCCCAGGGGCCTGTGACCCCGCAGACACCTCCCAGCAAGTGCTTCGCGCCTGGATCGAGGGCGGCCTCCAGGCGACTGGCGGCGAGGGAGAACTTTGTGCCGCCGTGGTGACGCAGCTCGTTGCCTTCTCTGAGCTGTTGCGGCGGGGCGACGCGTGCGTCTCTGGAGCCTGGcagggcgacgaagagggtGAGGaactcgcgcttcttctccgctggGGCACCGTCGTCCAAACGCTCATCGAGGGCTTTCCGGGGCTGCTTCTGGGGGACTTCGGGGCCGCGTTCTCCGCAGTGCAGGCCGAAGTGAAGCCAGCGGTGAAGCCTGGAGCTCCGGAAACGCAGTCGGTGTGCGGCGACCTCCTCGTGCAGCTGTGGAGACGCCAGCCGCAGACTTGGCTCTGCGCGAGCAACGTATGGGGCGTGGTAAAGGAGCTCCGACGCGATcagctgctgcctctgccgattcttcgccttcttctgcaacGTCTAGCTCCGCCGTGTATCTCGAGCATGCTCCAGCACTGCCGGCGAGACAGCCCAGCCTGGGCAGCTGCGCCGGGTGATGCGCCGCTCCCGGAGACTGTGGAGGAGCGGCGGCTGTTTGtcgagacagctggagaTGTGGTGTGcgatgtcttcttcctctacgACGCCTGTGGCTCGGAAGACGGTCGCGAGTTCCTCCACTCTATCGCGCAGAGCATGCAGGCTGCTCTGCAGCAGCGAGACGCGGCGGGCGCCGAggttcttctcctgctcagCGACTCCCTGGTCGAGGGATTGAACGGCATCCCTCTTCCGCTCGCgcccctctttctctgtcttcctgcTCTGCCGGACGACGACCCCGCCTGCGCTGCCGCGGCAGCGAAGATCttgaagaaggcggcgatTCACTTCACCGAGGAAGACCCGGAGTATGCAGGGCTGAACGCGCCGCCGACGACGACTTGCGCCGCCGCGCTCCTCACGCAGATCTGGACCGTTGCACTGCAGACgctgctgcgcctgctgccCCTCGACCCGCCGCTCGTCGCGGACAGCATTCTTCAGCTAACCACCTGGGGCGGTCACCACCTGGGGGGGGGCGCAGAGCCGGACGAGGGCGAGGGTGCAGGGCCGAGCCGGAGCGGCGCCGTGGCTCTGCAGGAGCTCGAGTTGTTCTGCAAATTTGTCGAGGAGACGGCGCCGCAACAGAGCGCCCAGGTCGACGGCACACTGCACGCTGCGGCCGTGAAGCTCGTACTCACGTTCCCGCGCGCGGACGTCCCGCGCCTCTTCAACAGCAGCATGCGCGGGACCCGCCAGCTCCTCCAGAGGTGCTGCGTAGGCCTCGAGGCCGCAACGAAGGCCAGCGActctgcggcggcggcgcaggCCATGGCCGcgtggcgaggagacgccagTCGCCTCATTCAGCGCCTCGAACTTTGTTGCTGGGCCCTCTGTGGCGGGCGCGTCTGCACCTCGCGCAACGGGTCGAGCGGCGCGACGGGGTGCGGCGTAAGcacgggagaagacgacgaaagcCAGGTAGTGCGCGCTGCCCTCGAGTGTTTCTTCATGGAAGACGACCTCTGGACACTTTGGCTGAATGTGATTCGCGGCGCCCTCCTGCTTCAGCCTCATCCTGTGGGGTCGCCGGGAGGCTCGCCTGCGCCCTTGTTTTCGCCCCTGACCCTCCCAGTAAACGCCGTGACGCGACAGCGCGTCCACCTCAGCGCCCTGGTCGTGGACTTGAAAGGGAAGGAGCCCCTGGAGGCGCCGCAGAGTAACGAGGCCGTACTTGCGGTGCTCGCGAtccggtgcatgcgcctgctGCTCCGAGGGCTCGGTTCCAGCTTGACAGCGGCAACTCACGTCTGGCCGGCGGTCGCCGACCTCGTGGGCTCTGAGTTGGTCTCGAGCGCGGTCGCGCTCACGAGCCGCGCCGCGGCCCTCGCGCGACAACAGGCCGCGGAAGGCGCAACGGCCTCTGGGGCTTCCCGCCCCGGGTCGCTCTGCGCCCAAGCGGCCCTCCAGGCCTGTGGGGTGGTGGTTCTCGGAGACCTCCTTCGCATCGCCCGGGAGGCATGTCCCGGCGACGAGCGCGgtccggcgcatgcagacgacgcGCGTGCGCCGCAGGGCCGGCAGCTGCTTCAGGCTGTGAAGATGTGGGCATCTCAGCGCCTCAGGCAGATCACCTCGCTGTTCGTGGACCTCGGACGGCTCCTGACCCCTCAGCAGAACATCTTCGACATCTACGCGcccttcctcgacttcctgCTCGCGTACGCAGCCGCCGCGCCAGGCGTCCAGGCCTTGACAGGCAGCGCGAGCAAGGGCGGGGCTCTGGGGTGCGTAGGGATTCGTGAGTTCCGCCGCGGGACCGGCGGGGAccgcgaagagaagggcgacggcggtgcatgcagcgagttGGAAACTCGCACGGGCGGCGTCCTTGGCCCCAGCGATATGTTCTGCCAAGTCGACGTCTTTGAAATCACGCTGCAGCTTTGCGTGGAGACGGTCCGCCAGTCTCAAGACGCAGATGTCGCGCGTCAGGCGATTCTCTACTGCCACGCGTGCAGCACCTGTGGGGCTCTGCAGGTCGACCGCGTCGTCGCAAAGCGCCTGCCAGAGATCGTCGCCGCGACGTTGGAAAACCTCCACTGCTGGGGTCTCGAAAATCTCTCAGTCCTTTGGAAGGCCTTCGCGCTCTGGAGCGAGAGATACGACCAAGTGTTCCTTGCGACCACCTCTCAGTGGCTCACAAACACGAATGCGCCATCAA CTATCGAAGCGACGAGAGGGCGCGCGAATGCGTCGGCGCCTTCTCGACTGCGCGAAATGGATCTGGCACAAAAGGAAATTGTTTTTTGCTGCTTCCGAAGTTTCCGCGGAGCTCGCATGCGGCAACTGCTCCAAGATCTGTGCTTGATCGCGAGCGGGAGTATCGTCCCCAGTGATGCACTGGTGGCGTACGAGTATGCTCTCCAGAGTGACCAGTGCAAGCAAACGGGGCGAGTAGGCCCGGGCATGGCGCAAGGCGCCAACCCGTCGGTGATTGAAATATCGTGA